One genomic window of Bradyrhizobium sp. CCGE-LA001 includes the following:
- a CDS encoding GTP cyclohydrolase II → MSRANRTDHIRLTSHPEPGRKAAFPIHWGATDARARGPIIGTVSRTGDRNVIGSHGGSYAMYRALAVSAGALDPIRRPDLTNTFPAATIGPFEQWQDPAKIVALDPWGHLVAENFRQEIAEGVDIRPSIAVTRARLDLPEIREALAAKRLRADGEVVHANGSVSVVKIAIDPVWYLPGLATRFGTGETELRRTLFEQTAGMFPELVTRPDMKVFLPPIGGTTVYMFGDVTKLPDHRTRITCRVHDECNGSDVFGSDICTCRPYLIHGIEESARGAQEGGLGLVVYNRKEGRALGEVTKFLVYNARKRQEDGDAAAAYFERTECVAGVQDARFQQLMPDTIHWLGLKRIDRFLSMSDMKYDALTSQGIDIVERVPIPPELIPADAYVEIAAKKAAGYYSTDIAPEKDVDGVVGRSLEKY, encoded by the coding sequence ATGAGCCGCGCGAACCGTACCGACCACATCCGCCTGACCTCCCATCCGGAGCCGGGCCGGAAGGCCGCCTTCCCGATCCATTGGGGCGCCACTGATGCGCGCGCCCGCGGGCCGATCATCGGCACGGTGTCGCGCACGGGCGATCGCAACGTGATCGGCAGCCATGGCGGCTCCTATGCGATGTACCGGGCGCTCGCAGTCTCCGCCGGCGCGCTCGATCCGATCCGCCGCCCTGATCTCACCAACACGTTCCCGGCCGCGACCATCGGGCCGTTCGAGCAGTGGCAGGATCCGGCAAAGATCGTTGCGCTTGATCCATGGGGTCATCTCGTCGCCGAAAACTTCCGCCAGGAGATCGCCGAAGGCGTCGATATCCGCCCGAGCATTGCGGTGACGCGGGCCCGGCTCGACCTGCCGGAGATTCGCGAGGCGCTCGCCGCAAAACGCTTACGCGCCGACGGCGAGGTCGTGCACGCCAATGGCAGCGTGTCGGTGGTGAAGATCGCGATCGATCCGGTCTGGTACCTGCCCGGCCTCGCGACGCGCTTCGGCACCGGCGAGACCGAGCTGCGGCGGACGCTGTTCGAGCAGACCGCCGGCATGTTCCCGGAGTTGGTGACGCGGCCGGACATGAAGGTGTTTTTGCCGCCGATCGGCGGCACCACGGTCTATATGTTCGGCGACGTGACGAAACTGCCGGACCATCGCACCAGGATCACCTGCCGCGTGCATGACGAGTGCAACGGCTCCGACGTGTTCGGCTCCGACATCTGCACCTGCCGGCCCTACCTGATTCACGGCATCGAGGAATCCGCGCGCGGCGCGCAGGAGGGCGGGCTTGGGCTCGTCGTCTATAATCGCAAGGAAGGCCGCGCGCTCGGCGAGGTCACCAAATTCCTGGTCTACAACGCGCGCAAGCGCCAGGAGGACGGCGATGCCGCCGCCGCCTATTTCGAGCGCACCGAATGCGTCGCCGGCGTCCAGGACGCGCGCTTCCAGCAATTGATGCCTGATACGATCCACTGGCTCGGCCTGAAGCGCATCGACCGCTTCCTGTCGATGAGCGACATGAAATACGACGCGCTGACCTCGCAAGGCATCGATATCGTCGAGCGGGTGCCGATCCCGCCGGAGCTGATCCCGGCCGATGCCTATGTCGAGATCGCCGCAAAGAAGGCGGCCGGCTATTACTCGACCGACATCGCGCCGGAAAAGGACGTGGATGGCGTGGTCGGGCGTTCGCTGGAAAAATACTGA
- a CDS encoding threonine synthase, producing the protein MPAASYVDPRNGRLYPLDQPRWCSDERTPLLVTPGTGISREDIDGRTRSLWRYRAALPVDIKNPITLGEGCTPLVQQGWGELRPFFKLEWFNPTGSFKDRGSAVMLSFLRQIGISAILEDSSGNGGSSMAGLGAAGGMRVKILAPASTSPAKIAQVSAYGATVQLVEGPREESEAEAIRQSSETFYASHNWQPFFLEGTKSLAYEIWEDLGFRAPDNVIVPVGAGSSLLGCAFGFRELLKAGQIAKLPRLFAAQPQNCSPIDASFKAGFDTPVAREVHKTIAEGTAIKNPLRLREIIAALRDSGGGTVAHTEDEIVAALRRLARQGLFAEPTSASAAAALDKLSAAGAIKANETTVVVLTGTGLKAATTVADLVQ; encoded by the coding sequence ATGCCCGCCGCCAGCTATGTCGATCCCCGCAACGGACGGCTCTATCCGCTCGACCAGCCGCGCTGGTGTTCGGATGAGCGCACGCCGTTGCTGGTGACGCCGGGCACCGGCATCTCGCGCGAGGACATCGACGGCCGCACGCGCTCGCTCTGGCGCTACCGGGCGGCGCTGCCGGTCGACATCAAGAATCCGATCACGCTCGGCGAAGGCTGCACGCCGCTGGTGCAGCAGGGTTGGGGCGAGCTGCGCCCGTTCTTCAAGCTCGAATGGTTCAACCCGACCGGCAGCTTCAAGGACCGCGGCTCGGCGGTGATGCTGTCCTTCCTGCGCCAGATCGGCATCTCAGCCATTCTGGAGGACTCGTCCGGCAATGGCGGCTCGTCAATGGCGGGGCTGGGTGCCGCCGGCGGCATGCGCGTGAAGATCCTGGCGCCGGCTTCGACCTCGCCGGCGAAGATCGCGCAGGTGAGCGCTTACGGCGCGACGGTGCAACTCGTCGAGGGACCGCGCGAGGAGTCGGAAGCGGAGGCGATCCGCCAGTCCAGTGAGACCTTTTACGCCAGCCACAATTGGCAGCCGTTCTTCCTCGAAGGCACCAAGTCGCTCGCTTACGAGATCTGGGAAGACCTCGGCTTCCGTGCGCCCGACAACGTCATCGTTCCGGTCGGTGCCGGCAGCAGCCTGCTCGGCTGCGCCTTCGGTTTCCGCGAGCTGCTCAAGGCCGGCCAGATCGCGAAGCTGCCGCGCCTGTTCGCGGCGCAGCCGCAAAACTGCTCGCCGATCGATGCGAGCTTCAAGGCCGGCTTCGACACGCCCGTCGCGCGCGAGGTGCACAAGACCATCGCCGAAGGCACCGCCATCAAGAACCCGCTGCGGCTGCGCGAGATCATCGCAGCTCTGCGCGACAGCGGCGGCGGCACCGTCGCGCACACCGAAGACGAGATCGTCGCCGCTCTGCGGCGTCTGGCGCGGCAAGGCCTTTTCGCCGAGCCGACTAGCGCGAGCGCGGCCGCCGCGCTGGACAAACTTTCCGCCGCCGGCGCCATCAAGGCGAACGAGACCACGGTCGTGGTCCTCACCGGCACGGGTCTCAAGGCCGCAACCACCGTCGCCGATCTCGTGCAGTAG
- a CDS encoding DUF2927 domain-containing protein, with the protein MSALNLPSPRLRIGLLILAALTLVPDAASQAAAGELPAVTSRQRSERKSFTDGEIVEGFLKTAFGAEYHLAGRVDRIRKFDGPVRVYAESDRADRKTQLAKVVSDIARRVQHLDIAMIETNEAANVRVKLVRDRDLFRTLTSFYGAEKAREIRSSLDPQCLSGFRKNDNFEIEHSDVILTVDNGDFTFLDCAYEELLQSLGPINDTSSVPWTMFNDNVSMGYFDIYDQYILNVLYDPRIKAGMTVAEVKAVLPAVLKDVRAWVKRVNDLKE; encoded by the coding sequence ATGAGCGCTCTGAATCTGCCCTCGCCTCGCCTTCGCATCGGCCTCCTGATCCTCGCCGCGCTCACCTTGGTGCCTGACGCCGCATCCCAGGCTGCGGCGGGCGAACTGCCCGCGGTCACATCGCGCCAGCGCTCCGAGCGGAAGAGCTTCACCGACGGCGAGATCGTCGAGGGCTTCCTGAAGACGGCGTTCGGCGCCGAATACCACCTCGCCGGCCGCGTCGATCGCATCCGCAAGTTCGACGGGCCGGTGCGCGTCTACGCCGAGAGCGATCGCGCCGATCGCAAGACGCAGCTCGCGAAGGTCGTCTCCGACATCGCCCGCCGCGTGCAGCATCTCGACATCGCCATGATCGAGACCAACGAGGCGGCGAATGTGCGCGTGAAGCTCGTGCGCGACCGCGATCTCTTCCGCACCCTCACCAGCTTCTACGGCGCCGAGAAGGCGCGCGAGATCCGCTCCTCGCTCGATCCGCAATGCCTGTCCGGCTTCCGCAAGAACGACAATTTCGAGATCGAGCATTCCGACGTCATCCTCACCGTCGACAACGGCGATTTCACCTTCCTCGACTGCGCCTATGAGGAGCTGCTGCAATCGCTCGGGCCGATCAACGACACCTCAAGCGTGCCCTGGACGATGTTCAACGACAACGTCTCGATGGGCTATTTCGACATCTACGACCAGTACATCCTCAACGTGCTCTACGATCCCCGCATCAAGGCCGGCATGACGGTGGCGGAGGTCAAGGCGGTGCTCCCCGCCGTGCTCAAGGACGTGCGCGCCTGGGTGAAGCGGGTGAATGATTTGAAGGAGTAG
- a CDS encoding L,D-transpeptidase: MIRFFAAPIAAIALLSATAGGALAEMFDTRDIMGGGPNFFGSGANPVPRTTVMYNGNYAPGTIVVNTSERRLYLVLQNGQALRYGIGVGRDGFRWGGVHRITAKKEWPAWTPPAQMLARRPDLPRHMKGGVDNPLGARAMYLGSTLYRIHGSNEPETIGQAVSSGCFRMTNDDVTDLYSRVAVGTTVVVLNN, from the coding sequence ATGATCCGGTTTTTTGCCGCGCCGATTGCCGCCATCGCTCTGCTGTCGGCCACCGCAGGCGGCGCGCTCGCCGAAATGTTCGACACGCGAGACATCATGGGCGGCGGCCCGAACTTCTTCGGTTCCGGCGCCAATCCCGTCCCCCGCACCACGGTCATGTACAATGGTAATTACGCGCCCGGCACGATCGTGGTGAACACCAGCGAGCGGCGGCTGTATCTGGTGCTCCAGAACGGACAGGCGCTGCGCTATGGCATCGGCGTCGGCCGCGACGGCTTCCGCTGGGGCGGGGTGCACAGGATCACCGCCAAGAAGGAATGGCCGGCTTGGACGCCGCCGGCGCAGATGCTGGCCCGCCGGCCCGACCTGCCGCGCCACATGAAGGGCGGCGTCGACAATCCGCTCGGCGCGCGCGCGATGTATCTGGGCTCGACGCTGTACCGCATCCACGGCTCCAACGAGCCGGAGACGATCGGCCAGGCGGTGTCCTCGGGCTGCTTCCGCATGACCAATGACGACGTCACCGACCTCTACAGCCGCGTCGCGGTCGGCACCACCGTGGTGGTGCTGAACAACTAG
- a CDS encoding acetolactate synthase large subunit, whose protein sequence is MNGAESLVRTMVKGGVDVCFTNPGTSEMHFVAALDRVPGMRCVLGLFEGVVTGAADGYFRMKGTPASTLLHLGPGLANGLANLHNAKKANSGIVNIVGQHAVYHIGYNAPLTSDIEGLARPMSSWVRTSPDSKSVAADGAAAIAAAKSAPPQIATLILPADTAWNEADGIAEVPAEQQRASYSPQAVEQAAKILHGDGEGTLLLMTGSALTEQGLALAERIAGKTGCTVMGPTFRPKMARGRGRFSIDRIHYVIEQALPMLARFRHIVLVESDDPVAFFAYPNKPSMLKPEGCEVHRMTSWGENSVAALEALAGAVKASVKDVKPQALAELVKPTGALNFASIAQAIACAIPENAIMVDESLTTGRGFFPPTAAAAPHDWLQNMGGSIGFSTPLSIGAAIACPDRKVITMVGDGSAMYTIQSLWTQARENLDIVTIVFANRIYQILRGEFDNVGAGEPGQRANDMLRLDRPTLDFVALAKGMGVPGRAVTNADEFNKALAEAVAEPGPRLIEVQM, encoded by the coding sequence ATGAACGGTGCGGAAAGCCTGGTGCGGACGATGGTCAAGGGCGGGGTGGACGTCTGCTTCACCAACCCCGGCACCTCCGAGATGCATTTTGTCGCAGCGCTCGACCGCGTTCCCGGCATGCGCTGCGTGCTCGGCCTGTTTGAAGGCGTGGTGACGGGCGCCGCCGACGGCTATTTCCGCATGAAGGGAACGCCGGCCTCGACGCTGCTGCATCTCGGCCCCGGCCTCGCCAACGGCCTTGCCAATCTGCACAACGCCAAGAAGGCCAATTCCGGCATCGTCAACATCGTCGGCCAGCACGCGGTCTACCACATCGGCTACAACGCGCCGCTGACCTCCGACATCGAGGGCCTGGCCCGGCCGATGTCGTCCTGGGTCCGCACCTCGCCGGATTCCAAATCGGTCGCTGCCGACGGCGCCGCGGCGATCGCTGCCGCCAAAAGCGCGCCGCCGCAGATCGCGACCCTGATCCTGCCCGCCGACACCGCCTGGAACGAGGCCGACGGCATCGCCGAGGTTCCGGCCGAGCAGCAGCGCGCGAGTTATTCGCCGCAGGCGGTCGAGCAGGCCGCGAAGATCCTGCACGGCGACGGCGAGGGCACGCTGCTCCTGATGACCGGCAGCGCGCTGACCGAGCAGGGCTTGGCGCTGGCCGAGCGCATCGCCGGCAAGACCGGCTGCACCGTGATGGGCCCGACCTTCCGCCCCAAGATGGCGCGCGGCCGCGGCCGTTTCTCGATCGACCGCATCCACTACGTCATCGAGCAGGCGCTGCCGATGCTGGCGAGGTTCCGTCACATCGTGCTGGTCGAGTCCGACGATCCCGTGGCGTTCTTCGCCTATCCGAACAAGCCGAGCATGCTCAAGCCTGAGGGCTGCGAGGTCCATCGCATGACGTCCTGGGGCGAGAACTCGGTCGCGGCGCTCGAAGCACTGGCCGGCGCCGTGAAGGCCAGCGTCAAGGACGTCAAGCCGCAGGCCTTGGCTGAGCTGGTCAAGCCGACCGGCGCGCTCAACTTCGCCTCGATCGCGCAGGCGATCGCCTGTGCGATCCCCGAGAACGCCATCATGGTCGACGAATCCCTCACCACCGGCCGCGGCTTCTTCCCGCCGACGGCGGCGGCCGCCCCGCACGACTGGCTCCAGAACATGGGCGGCTCGATCGGCTTCTCGACGCCGCTCTCGATCGGCGCCGCGATCGCCTGCCCGGACCGCAAGGTCATCACCATGGTCGGTGACGGCAGCGCGATGTACACCATCCAGTCGCTGTGGACGCAGGCGCGCGAGAACCTCGACATCGTCACCATCGTGTTCGCCAACCGAATCTACCAGATCCTGCGCGGCGAGTTCGACAATGTCGGCGCCGGGGAGCCCGGCCAGCGTGCCAACGACATGCTCCGCCTCGATCGCCCGACCTTGGACTTCGTGGCGCTGGCCAAGGGCATGGGCGTGCCCGGCCGCGCCGTCACCAATGCCGATGAGTTCAACAAGGCGCTGGCCGAGGCCGTCGCCGAGCCCGGGCCGCGCCTGATCGAAGTCCAGATGTAA
- a CDS encoding Bug family tripartite tricarboxylate transporter substrate binding protein — translation MRFVRSLRLLAASILTASVLVSASGASAGVWPNRTIKLIVPFPPGGAADSVARVYADKLSEALKQPVVIENKAGAGTAIAAEAVAAAEPDGYTLSLAPAGQLTILPHINKEIRYDPFKSFVPVSNLATVPYVLAVSPDTPVSSARDLVAAANKDPGKLTYSSCGPGTLCHLSGELFQRQTGTKLLHVPFKGSAPAVNALLGNVVNLSFDTLTVLAPQIRGRKIKGLLVTSRERSSQLPDVPTAAEAGVSDFVVDSWFGLVAPAGTPAEIIQRLNAEVVRIGAQPDVRTRLEAQGLRVTTSTPEGFTDIIKADYGRWGKVIKDSGVEVF, via the coding sequence GTGCGCTTCGTTCGATCCCTTCGCTTGCTGGCCGCATCCATCTTGACCGCATCGGTGCTCGTGAGTGCGAGCGGCGCGAGCGCCGGTGTTTGGCCGAACCGTACCATCAAGCTCATCGTGCCGTTCCCTCCCGGCGGCGCCGCCGATTCCGTCGCACGCGTCTACGCGGACAAGCTGAGCGAGGCGCTCAAGCAGCCCGTCGTCATCGAGAACAAGGCAGGCGCAGGCACTGCGATTGCTGCCGAAGCCGTCGCTGCCGCGGAGCCCGATGGCTACACCTTGTCGCTCGCTCCCGCCGGCCAGCTCACCATCCTGCCGCATATCAACAAGGAGATCAGGTACGATCCCTTCAAGAGTTTCGTGCCAGTGTCGAACCTGGCGACGGTCCCCTACGTGCTGGCGGTCAGTCCGGACACGCCGGTCTCGAGCGCCAGGGACCTCGTCGCTGCAGCGAACAAAGATCCGGGCAAATTGACCTATTCTTCCTGCGGTCCTGGCACGCTTTGCCATCTGAGCGGCGAACTCTTCCAGCGCCAAACCGGAACGAAGCTTTTGCATGTGCCGTTCAAGGGCAGCGCCCCGGCGGTCAATGCGCTCCTGGGCAACGTCGTCAATCTGTCGTTCGACACGCTGACCGTGCTCGCGCCGCAGATCCGCGGCCGAAAGATCAAGGGCCTTCTCGTCACCAGCCGCGAGCGCTCATCGCAGCTGCCCGACGTCCCCACCGCAGCCGAAGCCGGTGTGTCGGACTTCGTCGTCGATTCCTGGTTTGGATTGGTTGCGCCCGCAGGTACCCCGGCTGAAATCATCCAGCGCCTGAACGCAGAAGTCGTGCGCATCGGCGCGCAGCCCGATGTTCGAACTCGGTTGGAGGCTCAGGGACTACGCGTCACGACCTCGACGCCCGAGGGGTTTACCGACATCATCAAGGCCGACTACGGCCGCTGGGGCAAGGTGATCAAGGATTCGGGCGTAGAGGTCTTCTGA
- a CDS encoding DUF3551 domain-containing protein — protein MRRTILTLASFATLIAASLSAAPAQAGSDRYCLQGRHWGYPGNCQFSSYQQCAASASGTSAYCGINPRYAYSQPYYY, from the coding sequence ATGCGTCGCACCATCCTCACGCTTGCATCATTCGCAACCCTGATCGCCGCGTCATTGTCGGCGGCGCCGGCCCAGGCCGGCAGCGACAGATATTGCCTGCAAGGCCGCCACTGGGGCTATCCCGGCAACTGCCAGTTCTCGAGCTATCAGCAATGTGCGGCGAGCGCCTCCGGCACGTCGGCCTATTGCGGCATCAACCCGCGCTACGCCTACTCGCAGCCCTATTACTACTGA
- the greA gene encoding transcription elongation factor GreA: MSVAFTKEESAETASETLLPDRPISPHPNLVTEAGLQALQKQLAEARKAYEAAQTIDDVNEKRRQSAAPLRDARYLTERLRTAQLVPDPASTDTVAFGSTVTFSRADGRVQTYRIVGEDEADPKAGTISFVSPVARSLMGKAVGDVVGSGAQEVEILSIA, from the coding sequence TTGAGCGTCGCCTTCACCAAGGAAGAGAGCGCCGAAACCGCGTCCGAGACGCTGTTGCCGGATCGCCCGATCTCGCCGCATCCGAACCTCGTGACGGAGGCCGGCCTGCAGGCATTGCAGAAGCAGCTTGCCGAGGCGCGTAAGGCCTATGAAGCCGCGCAAACGATCGATGACGTCAACGAGAAGCGCCGGCAATCGGCCGCGCCCCTGCGCGATGCCCGCTATCTGACCGAACGCCTGCGCACCGCGCAGCTCGTTCCCGACCCGGCCTCGACCGATACCGTCGCCTTCGGCAGCACCGTCACCTTCAGCCGCGCGGACGGCCGGGTGCAGACCTATCGCATCGTCGGCGAGGATGAAGCCGATCCGAAGGCGGGCACGATCTCTTTCGTCTCGCCGGTCGCGAGATCGCTGATGGGGAAGGCGGTCGGGGACGTCGTTGGCTCAGGCGCGCAAGAGGTCGAGATTTTGTCGATCGCGTAG
- a CDS encoding SDR family NAD(P)-dependent oxidoreductase has protein sequence MATVFITGSTDGLGRAAAQSRLDQGHRVVLHARSADRAASLGELTSRAAGIVGGDLSSATETRRIADQVNAIGRMDAIIHNAGVYTQPSRGATPEGHAVTFAINTLAPYMLTALIRRPDRLVYLSSGLHRGGEGSLDDLDWESRAWDSAKAYAESKLHVVALAFVLARRWPEVLSNAVDPGWVRTKMGGSSAPVDLDTGQRTQAWLAVSADSAAKVSGRYWHHLQQEEPAREATDPGFQDQLIDKLSKLTGVELPKA, from the coding sequence ATGGCGACCGTATTCATCACCGGCAGCACGGACGGTCTCGGCCGTGCGGCGGCACAATCGCGTCTGGATCAAGGTCACCGCGTGGTGCTGCACGCGCGATCAGCCGATCGCGCCGCCTCGCTTGGCGAGCTCACCTCCCGTGCCGCAGGCATCGTCGGCGGCGATCTCAGCAGCGCCACCGAGACGAGGCGCATTGCCGACCAGGTCAACGCGATCGGGCGGATGGACGCGATCATTCACAACGCCGGCGTCTATACGCAGCCGAGCCGCGGCGCGACGCCGGAAGGCCATGCCGTCACCTTCGCCATCAACACGCTGGCGCCTTACATGCTGACGGCCCTGATCCGGCGGCCCGACCGCTTGGTGTATCTGAGCAGCGGGCTGCATCGGGGCGGAGAGGGCTCACTGGACGACCTCGACTGGGAGAGCCGGGCCTGGGATTCCGCAAAGGCGTACGCCGAGAGCAAGCTGCATGTCGTCGCGCTGGCTTTCGTATTGGCGCGGCGCTGGCCCGAGGTGCTGAGCAATGCCGTTGATCCCGGATGGGTGCGCACGAAGATGGGTGGCTCGAGCGCGCCGGTCGATCTCGACACCGGACAACGGACCCAGGCGTGGCTCGCTGTGAGCGCAGATTCCGCTGCCAAGGTGAGCGGCCGCTACTGGCATCACTTGCAGCAAGAGGAGCCTGCGCGTGAGGCCACCGATCCGGGATTTCAGGACCAGCTCATCGACAAACTGAGCAAGCTGACGGGCGTCGAGCTGCCGAAGGCCTAA
- a CDS encoding (R)-mandelonitrile lyase: MDIKRNGSRPSQKGSQDWFTGAVRVDPLFQAPDPARVGGAQVTFEPGARTAWHTHPLGQTLIITAGLGWVQREGGPVEEVRPGDVVWFPPGLKHWHGASPTTGMTHIAIQESSGGRNVDWLEKVSDEQYRK; encoded by the coding sequence ATCGACATCAAGAGAAACGGGTCGCGGCCCTCGCAAAAAGGGTCGCAGGACTGGTTCACCGGGGCCGTCCGCGTCGATCCGCTGTTTCAGGCACCGGATCCCGCCCGCGTCGGTGGCGCCCAAGTCACGTTCGAGCCCGGTGCCCGGACCGCTTGGCACACTCATCCACTCGGGCAGACGCTGATCATCACGGCCGGGCTCGGCTGGGTTCAGCGCGAAGGCGGTCCGGTCGAGGAGGTTCGGCCCGGCGACGTCGTCTGGTTCCCGCCCGGACTGAAGCACTGGCATGGCGCCTCGCCGACGACGGGGATGACCCACATCGCGATCCAGGAATCCTCCGGCGGCAGGAACGTGGACTGGCTGGAGAAGGTGAGCGACGAGCAGTATCGGAAGTAA
- a CDS encoding carboxymuconolactone decarboxylase family protein, translated as MKMAAASLLSLCLLAGPAAGQASTAGANIMSKPDIRGVAPALEAYAQKFVVGDLWKRPGLSRRDRSIVTVAALIARGQTIELPHYLALALDNGVKPSEISEIITHLAFYTGWANALDAIPAASELFRSRNIGADQLPPASGPQLPLDEAAEKQRATRVGEQFEQITPSLVQYTTDVLFRDLWLRPALAPRDRSLVTVSALIATGQVAQITYHLNRAMDNGLTREEAGEVLGHLAFYAGWPNTFSAAPVVKDVVEKRPR; from the coding sequence ATGAAAATGGCCGCAGCGAGTCTGCTTTCATTGTGCCTGCTCGCCGGCCCCGCCGCCGGACAGGCGTCCACCGCAGGAGCAAACATCATGTCGAAGCCGGATATCCGCGGCGTGGCTCCAGCCCTCGAAGCCTATGCGCAAAAATTCGTCGTCGGCGATCTCTGGAAACGACCGGGACTGTCGCGCCGGGATCGCAGCATCGTCACCGTGGCCGCGCTGATCGCGCGCGGTCAAACCATCGAGCTGCCCCACTATCTGGCGCTCGCGCTCGACAACGGCGTGAAGCCGTCGGAAATATCGGAGATCATCACGCATTTGGCCTTCTACACCGGCTGGGCCAACGCGCTGGACGCGATCCCGGCGGCGAGCGAGCTGTTCAGGAGCCGCAATATCGGCGCCGATCAGCTGCCGCCGGCTTCGGGGCCGCAGCTGCCGCTCGACGAGGCCGCCGAGAAGCAGCGGGCCACGCGCGTCGGCGAGCAGTTCGAGCAGATCACGCCGAGCCTCGTCCAGTACACGACCGACGTGCTGTTCCGCGATCTCTGGCTGAGGCCGGCCCTGGCACCGCGCGACCGCAGCCTCGTCACCGTCAGCGCGCTCATCGCCACCGGCCAGGTCGCGCAGATCACCTATCATCTGAACCGCGCGATGGACAACGGGTTGACGCGGGAGGAAGCCGGCGAGGTGCTCGGCCATCTCGCCTTCTACGCCGGCTGGCCCAACACATTCTCCGCGGCGCCTGTCGTCAAGGACGTCGTCGAAAAGCGGCCGCGTTGA
- a CDS encoding LysR family transcriptional regulator, giving the protein MNREDASDLLAFLAVARERSFTRAAAKLGMTQSALSQIIRNLEERLGVRLLNRTTRSVTPTEAGERLFLSVGPKFMEMETDLAALSELREKPAGTIRLTATEFAAGEILLPALQKILPKYPDIHVEVIVDYGLTNIVAQQVDAGIRPGELVAKDMIAVRISPDLRMAVVGSPSYFAEHKRPKTPQDLTHHNCLNLRLPTHGGSLYAWEFEKNGRELNVRVEGQLVFNSAGLLLDGALKGLGLAYLTEGQVQPQLSQGRLVRVLSDWCPPFAGYHLYYPCRRQPSPAFSLLVEALRYRGK; this is encoded by the coding sequence ATGAACCGAGAGGACGCCAGCGATCTCCTCGCCTTCCTCGCCGTGGCGCGGGAGCGCAGCTTCACGCGCGCCGCGGCGAAGCTCGGCATGACGCAGTCCGCGCTCAGCCAGATCATCCGAAATCTGGAGGAGCGGCTCGGCGTGCGGTTGCTGAACCGGACGACGCGGAGCGTCACGCCGACTGAGGCTGGCGAGCGGCTGTTTCTCAGCGTCGGCCCGAAATTCATGGAGATGGAGACCGACCTCGCCGCGCTCAGCGAATTGCGCGAGAAGCCCGCCGGGACCATCCGGCTGACGGCGACGGAGTTTGCCGCCGGCGAGATCCTGCTGCCGGCGTTGCAAAAGATCCTGCCAAAATATCCGGACATCCACGTCGAAGTGATCGTCGACTACGGGCTCACCAATATCGTGGCACAGCAGGTCGATGCCGGCATTCGTCCGGGCGAGCTCGTCGCCAAGGACATGATCGCCGTGCGTATCAGCCCCGACCTTCGCATGGCCGTGGTCGGCTCGCCTTCATACTTCGCCGAACACAAGCGGCCGAAGACGCCGCAGGATTTGACGCACCACAATTGCCTCAATCTCCGTCTGCCGACGCACGGCGGCAGCCTGTATGCCTGGGAGTTCGAAAAGAACGGGCGGGAGCTCAATGTGCGGGTGGAGGGCCAGCTCGTGTTCAACAGCGCGGGCCTTCTCCTCGACGGCGCGTTGAAGGGGCTGGGCCTTGCCTACCTCACCGAGGGACAGGTGCAGCCTCAATTGTCCCAGGGACGTCTGGTCCGTGTGCTCTCGGATTGGTGCCCGCCTTTCGCGGGTTACCATCTCTACTATCCCTGCCGCCGCCAGCCTTCGCCGGCCTTCTCGCTGCTGGTAGAGGCGCTGCGATATCGAGGCAAGTAG